In a genomic window of Sutcliffiella sp. FSL R7-0096:
- a CDS encoding DUF58 domain-containing protein: protein MKRWNQQVDNLTHHIYFRTVAFLIIAIGLLTGHPILFFMGTMYFIYFVVSYYYLDKVGGKLLFTIVEEKIKLFPGESGTIRLKIAQPSRLPIFLGKILLVADNNIDFQNGDRRTRISQIKIPFSLLGRSEVVVEVPFIAKERGVARLHQIELQISHFLDIGKVYLQKSDVTKFEALVYSEQLKVSGLERIVPRNQGSYPTRSSLFEDASAIIGTRDYANGDAFNRIHWKASARVSSLQTKVHEKTSQFSWLIVFDIRSGNLEERIKGITNLVHHATKHHIPFSLLVNIKKVGTPSYYELPYGEGKRHLQSALTILARLQGNSVSIGMPTFERITYQHAANSPYVILCGEEERMKGWRMPPATNVYWLDVTESHSSLRLWHSVIGKEAANG, encoded by the coding sequence ATGAAAAGGTGGAACCAACAAGTTGATAATCTGACCCATCACATTTACTTTCGTACTGTGGCATTTCTTATCATTGCCATCGGTTTACTTACTGGACACCCTATCCTTTTCTTTATGGGAACGATGTATTTTATTTATTTCGTTGTTTCGTATTATTACTTGGATAAGGTGGGGGGAAAGCTTCTTTTTACAATAGTAGAAGAGAAGATTAAGCTTTTTCCGGGAGAATCAGGAACAATCAGACTTAAAATTGCACAACCATCTAGGCTACCAATATTTTTAGGGAAGATACTCTTGGTAGCTGATAATAATATTGATTTTCAGAATGGGGACCGTAGAACAAGGATAAGCCAAATTAAAATACCATTCTCCCTGCTGGGGAGGAGTGAAGTGGTAGTGGAGGTTCCCTTTATTGCGAAAGAACGAGGTGTTGCTAGACTTCACCAAATTGAACTTCAAATTTCTCATTTTCTTGATATTGGAAAGGTGTATCTTCAAAAGAGTGATGTGACAAAATTCGAGGCTCTTGTTTACTCGGAACAATTGAAAGTATCGGGGCTGGAAAGAATTGTACCTAGAAACCAAGGATCCTACCCTACAAGATCTTCCCTCTTTGAGGATGCAAGTGCAATTATTGGTACACGCGACTATGCAAATGGAGATGCATTCAACCGAATACATTGGAAAGCATCTGCCAGGGTTTCCAGTCTCCAAACTAAAGTACATGAAAAAACATCACAGTTCTCCTGGTTAATCGTGTTTGATATTCGTTCAGGGAATCTGGAAGAACGGATAAAGGGTATTACCAACTTAGTTCATCATGCTACAAAACACCATATTCCTTTCTCATTGCTTGTTAATATAAAAAAAGTCGGGACACCAAGTTATTATGAACTTCCTTATGGGGAAGGAAAGAGGCATCTCCAATCAGCATTAACCATCTTAGCTAGGTTGCAGGGGAACAGTGTATCGATTGGGATGCCGACATTTGAAAGAATAACCTATCAACACGCTGCAAACTCACCATATGTGATTTTATGTGGGGAAGAGGAGCGTATGAAAGGATGGCGAATGCCTCCTGCTACCAATGTTTATTGGCTAGATGTCACGGAATCTCATAGCTCATTGAGATTATGGCATTCGGTGATTGGA